A genomic region of Methanothermobacter thermautotrophicus str. Delta H contains the following coding sequences:
- the ade gene encoding adenine deaminase: MISGNILNVFTGDIYPAEIEVAGGRVRCVRSISGNFSDIIIPGFIDAHLHIESSMLIPSSFAAAAIPHGTVSAISDPHEIANVMGVDGVRFMIDDAAATPMKFYFTAPSCVPATPFETAGAEITARGIEELLRMDSVVALGEMMNFPAVIAGDDGVMAKIKAARDLNMPVDGHAPLLSGDELCTYIGAGISTDHECVSPEEVLEKRRLGMKIMAREGSSARNLRDLAAAGCDFLVSDDIHPADLLEGHMDRILRRAVDYGIDPVSAVQMVTINPAEHYGLSTGAIAPGWDADFVVVDSLRDFNVKRVYIDGRPVADRGRYLIRRSGGTRAPPRKLEVPDFPVERLNIRAEGDEATVRVIDVLDGQLITEELIATLEVEDGTVQADTSSDILRVSVLDRYGRGNISSGFVHGFGLQEGAIASTVAHDSHNLIVVGVDPELMKRAVDILKKAGGGLVAVSGDDHRVLQLPVAGLMSDGDVFEVADGFENLNTFTEQLGSRLSAPFMTMSFLSLLVIPRLKIGDRGLFDVEKFEIKNLMEM; this comes from the coding sequence ATGATAAGTGGGAACATCCTCAACGTCTTCACCGGCGACATCTACCCGGCTGAGATAGAGGTGGCCGGTGGAAGGGTGAGGTGTGTTCGAAGCATCAGCGGAAACTTTTCTGATATAATCATCCCCGGCTTCATAGACGCCCACCTCCACATTGAGAGTTCAATGCTCATACCCTCCTCATTTGCAGCGGCAGCCATACCCCATGGCACTGTCTCAGCCATATCGGACCCCCATGAGATAGCAAACGTCATGGGCGTGGATGGTGTGAGGTTCATGATAGATGATGCTGCAGCGACACCAATGAAATTCTACTTCACAGCACCATCATGTGTACCCGCAACCCCCTTTGAAACTGCCGGGGCAGAGATCACAGCGAGGGGGATAGAGGAACTACTCAGAATGGATTCAGTGGTGGCCCTAGGCGAGATGATGAACTTCCCGGCAGTCATAGCCGGTGATGATGGGGTCATGGCTAAGATAAAGGCTGCAAGGGACCTTAACATGCCTGTTGATGGACATGCCCCCCTCCTCTCAGGGGATGAACTGTGCACCTACATAGGGGCGGGGATATCCACTGACCACGAATGTGTGAGCCCCGAGGAGGTCCTTGAGAAGAGGAGACTTGGAATGAAGATAATGGCACGTGAGGGATCAAGCGCGAGGAACCTCCGGGACCTTGCCGCTGCAGGGTGTGACTTCCTGGTATCCGATGACATCCACCCCGCCGACCTGCTGGAGGGGCACATGGACAGGATACTCAGGAGGGCGGTCGATTACGGTATTGACCCTGTAAGCGCTGTGCAGATGGTCACCATAAACCCTGCGGAGCACTACGGCCTCAGCACAGGGGCAATAGCGCCTGGATGGGATGCTGACTTCGTGGTGGTTGACAGCCTCAGGGACTTCAACGTTAAGAGGGTCTACATAGATGGTAGACCTGTGGCGGATAGGGGCAGATACCTCATCAGGAGATCCGGGGGAACCAGGGCACCCCCCAGGAAACTTGAAGTGCCTGATTTTCCAGTTGAGAGATTGAATATCAGGGCTGAGGGTGATGAAGCCACTGTGAGGGTCATAGATGTACTGGACGGCCAGCTCATAACTGAAGAGCTAATTGCAACCCTGGAAGTTGAGGACGGCACCGTGCAGGCTGACACGTCCTCAGATATCCTCAGGGTATCTGTCCTTGACAGGTACGGGAGGGGTAATATCTCCAGCGGCTTCGTTCATGGATTCGGCCTCCAGGAGGGGGCAATAGCATCAACAGTTGCCCATGACTCACACAACCTGATCGTGGTGGGAGTGGATCCTGAGCTGATGAAGAGGGCGGTTGATATACTTAAAAAAGCAGGAGGGGGTCTTGTGGCGGTCTCAGGGGATGATCACAGGGTCCTTCAGCTTCCTGTGGCAGGTCTGATGTCAGATGGGGATGTATTTGAGGTTGCAGATGGATTTGAGAACCTCAACACTTTCACTGAACAGCTCGGGTCACGTCTCAGCGCACCCTTCATGACCATGTCCTTCCTCTCGCTCCTCGTCATCCCCCGGCTGAAGATAGGGGATAGGGGTCTCTTTGATGTTGAGAAATTTGAAATTAAAAACTTAATGGAGATGTGA